The Legionella adelaidensis genome has a segment encoding these proteins:
- a CDS encoding phosphoglycerate kinase, with amino-acid sequence MNLIKMSDLDLNGKCVLIREDLNVPIKDGIITSDQRLQAALPTLKAALKAGAGVIVLSHLGRPTEGKEESRFSLKPIADYLADHLDYPVRFETNYLEGVEVNPGELVLCENVRFNPGEKNNDVILAKKLASLCDIFIMDAFGTAHRAHASTYGVAQFAPVAAAGPLLVRELEVLEKVLEAPEKPIVAIVGGAKVSTKLTLLKQLVAKVDFLIPGGGIANTFLKAQGHDIGVSLYEEDLLDEARQILQEAKEKGCVIPLPVDVVVGKAFSDSCPAFNKSLNNIAEDDMIMDIGPETMGEYVDIIEEAKTIIWNGPVGVFEFPQFAYGTRAVAIAIAGSDAFSIAGGGDTLAAIDQYDLTDQISYISTGGGAFLEYLEGKILPAVAILEERANASSN; translated from the coding sequence ATGAATCTTATCAAAATGAGCGATCTCGATTTGAATGGGAAGTGCGTACTTATTCGCGAAGATTTAAATGTACCAATCAAAGATGGGATTATTACCAGTGATCAACGGTTGCAGGCGGCGCTTCCTACATTAAAAGCTGCCTTAAAAGCGGGTGCAGGTGTTATTGTTTTATCGCATTTAGGGAGACCGACGGAAGGGAAAGAAGAGAGTCGTTTTTCTTTAAAACCCATTGCTGATTACTTGGCAGATCATCTAGATTATCCAGTCCGTTTTGAAACCAACTACCTAGAAGGGGTAGAAGTTAATCCGGGTGAATTAGTTTTATGTGAAAACGTGCGGTTTAATCCCGGTGAGAAAAATAACGATGTAATTCTTGCTAAAAAATTAGCAAGTTTATGTGACATCTTTATTATGGATGCGTTTGGTACAGCGCATAGAGCCCACGCTTCCACATATGGGGTTGCGCAATTCGCACCGGTTGCTGCTGCTGGGCCTTTATTGGTAAGAGAGCTAGAAGTATTGGAAAAAGTATTGGAGGCTCCTGAAAAGCCCATAGTTGCTATTGTTGGGGGCGCCAAGGTTTCTACTAAGCTTACTCTACTGAAGCAATTAGTCGCCAAAGTGGATTTTTTAATTCCAGGCGGAGGCATTGCAAATACCTTTTTAAAAGCACAAGGCCATGACATTGGGGTTTCCTTGTACGAGGAGGACTTGCTAGACGAAGCGCGGCAAATTCTACAAGAAGCAAAAGAAAAAGGCTGTGTAATTCCATTGCCTGTAGATGTGGTTGTCGGTAAAGCATTTAGTGATAGCTGTCCTGCTTTTAATAAATCATTAAACAATATTGCTGAAGATGACATGATTATGGACATAGGACCGGAAACAATGGGAGAGTATGTTGATATCATTGAAGAAGCAAAAACCATTATTTGGAATGGTCCCGTAGGTGTTTTTGAGTTTCCTCAATTTGCCTATGGAACACGTGCAGTTGCTATAGCAATTGCAGGAAGTGATGCATTCAGTATTGCTGGAGGCGGCGATACGTTAGCAGCCATTGATCAATATGATTTAACTGATCAAATTTCTTATATTTCAACAGGTGGTGGAGCCTTCTTAGAATATTTAGAAGGAAAAATCCTCCCGGCTGTGGCTATTTTGGAAGAGCGTGCCAATGCTTCGTCGAACTAA
- the gap gene encoding type I glyceraldehyde-3-phosphate dehydrogenase produces MAIRVAINGYGRIGRCILRSIFEYQRQNEFNIVAINDLSGIDITAHLTRYDSTHGRFQSKVTTEGNNLIVDGHPILVIAERDPLALPWKDLGVDIVLECTGHFTSKEKAMQHIEAGAKKVLISAPGKNTDATIVYGVNHQTLRDTDVIVSNASCTTNCLAPVVKPLHEAIGIEYGLLNTIHAYTKDQMLLDGSHNDLHRARSATQSIIPTKTGAASAVGLVLPELQGRLDGFAMRVPTLNVSAIDLTFTPKRNTTVDEVNEIMRKAKNEILHICEEPLVSCDFNHYPASAVFDTTQTKVLGNLVKVVAWYDNEWGFSNRMLDTAYHMMSF; encoded by the coding sequence ATGGCAATTCGCGTCGCAATTAATGGTTATGGCCGTATTGGTCGTTGTATTTTACGATCAATTTTTGAATATCAACGACAAAATGAATTTAATATCGTTGCAATTAACGATTTATCAGGAATTGATATTACCGCACATTTGACGCGTTATGATTCCACCCATGGACGCTTTCAAAGCAAAGTGACGACTGAGGGTAACAATCTTATTGTTGATGGACATCCTATTTTGGTTATTGCGGAACGCGATCCCCTTGCACTACCTTGGAAAGATTTGGGTGTGGACATCGTTTTAGAATGTACGGGGCATTTCACCAGTAAAGAAAAAGCCATGCAGCATATAGAAGCGGGAGCAAAAAAAGTCCTTATCTCTGCTCCTGGAAAAAATACAGATGCTACAATTGTTTACGGTGTAAACCATCAAACATTACGCGATACAGATGTTATCGTTTCTAATGCTTCTTGTACTACTAATTGCTTGGCGCCCGTAGTAAAACCACTCCATGAAGCGATTGGTATTGAATATGGTTTACTAAATACCATTCACGCCTATACCAAAGATCAAATGTTATTAGACGGTAGCCATAATGATCTACACCGTGCGCGTTCGGCTACGCAATCAATTATCCCTACTAAAACTGGTGCGGCGTCTGCAGTAGGCCTCGTGCTCCCTGAGCTACAAGGGCGCTTGGATGGGTTTGCTATGCGAGTACCTACTTTAAACGTATCTGCCATTGATTTAACGTTTACGCCTAAACGTAATACTACAGTGGATGAAGTAAATGAAATCATGCGTAAAGCGAAAAATGAAATTCTCCATATTTGTGAAGAACCCTTAGTTTCTTGTGATTTTAACCATTACCCTGCTTCAGCTGTTTTTGATACAACACAAACTAAAGTATTAGGTAATTTGGTAAAAGTAGTGGCTTGGTATGATAACGAATGGGGTTTCTCTAACCGTATGCTAGATACTGCCTACCATATGATGAGTTTTTGA
- the tkt gene encoding transketolase codes for MKSLKELALAIRFLSIDAVEQAQSGHPGMPLGMADIATVLWQKFLRFNPDNPYWFNRDRFILSNGHGSMLLYSLLHLTGYKLSIEEIKNFRQLHSQTPGHPECTDTPGVETTTGPLGQGLANAVGMAIAEKVLATQFNNEEYDLVDHYTYVFAGDGCMMEGISHEVCSLAGTLGLGKLIVFYDDNGISIDGKVDPWFTDNTANRFRAYHWHVIDAVDGHNHDEIENAIKAAQQEKEKPTLIICKTVIGYGSNLAGSEKVHGAPLGQEDIERMRKLNNWPYPPFEIPDSLYAAWNHSEQGQKEEQGWLDVCYQYKQKHPEAYFEFLRRINGDLPDNWLEVSNAFIHKTLQNEKAIATRKASQLCLEEYAALLPELLGGSADLTGSNNTNWSGTRAITHENFDGNYIYYGVREFGMSAIMNGLALHGGFIPYGGTFLVFADYARNAVRLSAIMQKRVIFVYSHDSVGLGEDGPTHQPIEHAAMLRMTPNMDVWRPADLVETAIAWQQAIDRHTGPTSLLLSRQNLPALPHKEEAIADIARGAYVLKQADNPQVILIATGSEVQIALEAAKQMEKRNLAVQVVSMPCAEAFLRQSKEYQNRILPENVRKRVAIEAGATAYWYRFVGLDGKVIGIDRFGVSAPAEDAFNYLGLTVEKTVEAIEAII; via the coding sequence ATGAAATCCTTAAAAGAATTAGCACTAGCCATACGGTTTTTAAGTATTGATGCAGTAGAACAGGCGCAATCCGGCCATCCTGGAATGCCTTTAGGTATGGCGGATATTGCCACAGTTTTATGGCAAAAATTCCTACGCTTTAACCCTGACAATCCGTATTGGTTTAATCGCGATCGTTTTATTTTATCCAATGGCCATGGTTCTATGCTGCTCTATTCTTTATTGCATCTGACCGGTTATAAATTAAGCATTGAGGAAATAAAAAATTTTCGTCAATTGCATTCACAAACTCCCGGCCATCCCGAATGTACGGATACTCCGGGAGTTGAAACAACAACCGGCCCTCTAGGTCAAGGTTTGGCGAATGCTGTAGGTATGGCTATTGCTGAAAAGGTTTTGGCCACCCAGTTTAATAATGAAGAATATGATTTAGTAGACCACTATACTTATGTTTTTGCAGGCGATGGCTGCATGATGGAAGGAATTTCTCATGAAGTGTGTTCATTGGCCGGAACTTTAGGATTGGGCAAACTGATTGTTTTCTATGATGACAATGGCATTTCTATTGACGGAAAAGTAGATCCTTGGTTTACCGACAATACGGCCAACCGTTTCCGTGCTTACCATTGGCACGTAATTGATGCTGTTGATGGCCATAATCATGATGAAATTGAAAATGCCATTAAAGCAGCACAACAAGAGAAAGAAAAACCTACTTTAATTATTTGTAAAACGGTCATTGGCTATGGCTCTAATTTGGCAGGGAGTGAAAAAGTGCATGGCGCTCCTTTAGGTCAAGAAGATATAGAACGTATGCGCAAATTAAATAACTGGCCTTATCCTCCTTTTGAGATTCCTGATTCACTTTACGCTGCGTGGAACCATAGTGAACAAGGTCAAAAAGAAGAACAAGGGTGGTTAGACGTTTGCTACCAATATAAGCAAAAACATCCGGAAGCATATTTTGAATTTTTACGCCGAATTAATGGCGATTTGCCAGATAATTGGTTGGAAGTTTCCAATGCGTTTATTCATAAAACATTACAAAATGAAAAAGCAATTGCCACCCGTAAAGCATCGCAATTATGTCTTGAAGAATATGCAGCTCTTTTGCCAGAACTTTTAGGCGGTTCTGCAGATTTGACCGGTTCTAATAATACTAATTGGTCAGGGACGCGAGCTATCACGCATGAAAATTTTGACGGCAATTATATTTATTACGGTGTACGCGAATTTGGGATGTCGGCCATAATGAATGGTCTAGCGCTGCATGGCGGTTTTATACCTTATGGCGGCACTTTTTTAGTTTTTGCGGACTATGCACGTAATGCTGTTCGATTAAGTGCGATCATGCAAAAAAGAGTTATCTTTGTCTACTCGCATGATTCGGTGGGCCTGGGAGAAGACGGCCCTACTCATCAACCTATTGAGCATGCAGCTATGCTGCGTATGACCCCTAATATGGATGTATGGCGTCCTGCAGATTTAGTCGAAACCGCCATAGCATGGCAACAGGCAATAGATAGACATACTGGACCTACTTCTTTGTTACTATCCCGTCAAAACTTACCTGCTTTACCACATAAGGAAGAAGCAATTGCAGATATAGCGCGGGGTGCGTATGTCCTTAAGCAAGCAGACAACCCACAAGTGATTTTGATAGCCACGGGCTCAGAAGTGCAAATCGCTTTAGAAGCGGCAAAGCAAATGGAAAAAAGAAACCTGGCTGTCCAAGTTGTTTCCATGCCCTGTGCGGAAGCCTTTTTGCGGCAATCTAAAGAGTATCAAAACAGAATCCTTCCAGAGAATGTCCGCAAACGGGTTGCAATTGAGGCAGGTGCAACAGCGTATTGGTACCGTTTTGTAGGTTTGGATGGAAAAGTCATAGGAATTGATCGCTTTGGTGTATCTGCACCGGCAGAAGATGCATTTAATTATTTAGGCCTCACGGTTGAGAAAACGGTCGAGGCTATTGAAGCTATTATTTAA
- a CDS encoding M3 family metallopeptidase codes for MSTTLPNFTTIDIPSFPQQLEALLNRHLEEINELVKNNQHSWENVMQPLEKMEDELEQFWAPFSHLHAVLDSPIMRKSYEACLPKLTAYQTAIGQNQALFHAVKQLQNCELNTTQQKIVADSVRNFELAGVALSADKKQRFEEIQTQLSKLSHQYETNVLDATQSYFLHTTDAQKLNGLPDYIIDNAQQLAKEQQKEGWVFNLEFPTYLALITYAEDRALRQEIHKAYATRASDKGPTAHQFDNSKIMDAILALRQEEAELLGFQNYAELSLAPKMATSTTDVLDFLNALSKNAIEQAKKEFSDLIAFAQKEFQFEQVEPWDIAYLSEKKKHKEFSITDEELRPYFPLHKVMEGLFTIIHNLYGIRVEELKNVDTWHPDVTCYQIYDSENNTRGYIYADLFARPNKRGGAWMDSLRSRVKRSDGTIQHPIATLSCNFAKPVSNKIPTLSHEEVQTLFHECGHCLHHVLSKVEYHSASGINGVEWDAVELPSQFFENWCWDKEALKLLTAHVDTNEPLPEELFDKLLAAKNFQSALAMMRQIELSLFDFRMHKEYTPKTSDYIAKILADVRSKTTVIPIAPYNRFQHSFTHIFSSGYAAGYYSYKWAEVLSSDAFSRFEEEGIFNANTGRAFLKEILEVGSSRKASESFLAFRGREPHVEPLLRHNGIATHAN; via the coding sequence GTGAGCACTACGTTACCAAATTTTACTACTATTGATATTCCATCTTTTCCACAACAATTAGAAGCCTTACTCAATCGTCATTTGGAAGAAATTAACGAATTAGTAAAAAATAACCAGCATAGCTGGGAAAATGTGATGCAACCTCTAGAAAAAATGGAAGATGAATTGGAACAGTTCTGGGCTCCTTTTTCTCACTTACACGCGGTTTTAGATTCACCCATTATGCGTAAAAGCTATGAGGCCTGCTTACCTAAATTGACTGCATACCAAACAGCTATTGGGCAAAATCAAGCTCTCTTTCATGCAGTTAAGCAGTTGCAAAATTGCGAATTAAATACGACTCAACAAAAAATTGTCGCAGACAGCGTCCGCAATTTTGAATTAGCAGGGGTAGCTCTTTCAGCAGACAAAAAACAACGTTTCGAAGAAATTCAAACACAATTATCCAAGCTCTCTCATCAATATGAAACCAATGTTTTAGATGCTACTCAATCCTATTTTCTCCATACAACGGATGCACAAAAATTAAATGGCTTACCGGACTATATAATTGATAATGCGCAGCAATTAGCTAAAGAGCAACAAAAAGAGGGCTGGGTTTTTAATTTAGAATTCCCCACTTATTTAGCGTTAATTACTTACGCAGAAGATCGTGCTCTACGCCAGGAAATTCATAAAGCATATGCCACCAGAGCTTCTGATAAAGGGCCTACTGCGCATCAGTTTGATAATAGTAAGATAATGGATGCGATTCTTGCCTTAAGACAGGAAGAGGCCGAGTTATTAGGCTTTCAAAACTATGCTGAGCTTTCGCTTGCCCCAAAAATGGCTACTTCCACTACCGACGTTTTGGACTTTTTAAACGCTCTAAGTAAGAATGCTATTGAACAAGCAAAAAAAGAGTTTAGTGATTTAATCGCTTTCGCTCAGAAAGAATTTCAATTCGAACAAGTTGAACCTTGGGATATAGCCTATTTATCTGAAAAGAAAAAACATAAAGAATTTTCCATCACAGACGAAGAACTACGACCCTATTTCCCTTTACATAAAGTAATGGAAGGGTTATTCACCATCATCCATAACCTATATGGCATACGCGTCGAAGAACTTAAAAACGTGGATACCTGGCATCCAGATGTTACCTGTTATCAAATTTATGATAGTGAAAATAATACCCGTGGATATATTTATGCAGATCTTTTTGCTCGTCCTAATAAAAGAGGGGGAGCATGGATGGATTCGCTGCGAAGCCGAGTAAAGCGCTCGGATGGCACAATACAGCACCCTATAGCAACACTGTCTTGTAATTTTGCCAAACCGGTTAGTAATAAAATTCCAACTCTCTCTCATGAAGAAGTGCAAACTTTATTTCACGAGTGTGGTCATTGCCTTCACCATGTATTAAGCAAAGTAGAGTATCACAGCGCATCCGGTATCAATGGGGTCGAGTGGGACGCAGTAGAATTACCCAGTCAATTTTTTGAAAATTGGTGCTGGGATAAAGAAGCCTTAAAACTTTTAACCGCCCATGTGGATACGAATGAACCGTTACCCGAAGAATTATTTGACAAACTATTGGCCGCAAAAAATTTCCAATCCGCCTTGGCTATGATGCGCCAGATTGAACTTTCATTGTTTGATTTTCGTATGCACAAGGAATACACACCTAAAACATCTGACTACATAGCTAAAATATTGGCAGATGTCCGCAGTAAAACGACTGTCATCCCCATAGCGCCCTACAATCGTTTCCAACATAGCTTTACCCATATTTTTAGTAGTGGATATGCTGCAGGATATTATAGTTATAAATGGGCAGAAGTCTTGTCTAGCGATGCATTTTCACGATTTGAAGAGGAAGGCATATTTAATGCCAATACTGGAAGAGCATTCTTAAAAGAAATTTTAGAAGTCGGCAGTTCTCGCAAAGCATCTGAATCATTCCTCGCTTTTAGAGGGAGAGAACCTCACGTGGAGCCATTACTGAGACATAACGGAATAGCCACCCATGCAAACTGA
- a CDS encoding glutathione peroxidase — MQTELYNIPLNTIEGKPTTLQPFAGKVLLIVNVASRCGFTPQYKELEELYEKHKDEGLVILGFPCDQFLHQEPGSNQEIKAFAESCFRVTFPLFEKTKVKGKEKSELYRYLYKNIRKKPLIFIPWNFTKILIDQEGNVLQRFSPTTSFEKVEAAIKNLL, encoded by the coding sequence ATGCAAACTGAACTTTATAATATTCCTCTAAATACGATAGAGGGCAAACCGACAACCTTACAACCATTTGCCGGTAAAGTCTTATTAATCGTAAACGTCGCTAGTCGTTGCGGGTTTACCCCGCAATATAAAGAGCTAGAAGAATTGTATGAAAAACACAAAGACGAAGGTTTAGTAATACTAGGTTTTCCCTGCGATCAGTTTTTGCATCAAGAACCCGGCAGCAATCAAGAAATTAAAGCATTCGCAGAATCCTGCTTCCGCGTGACCTTCCCTCTTTTTGAGAAAACAAAAGTAAAAGGAAAAGAAAAATCAGAACTCTATCGTTACCTCTATAAAAATATAAGAAAAAAGCCACTTATATTTATTCCTTGGAACTTCACCAAAATATTAATAGACCAAGAAGGTAATGTATTGCAAAGATTTTCTCCCACTACGTCATTTGAAAAGGTAGAAGCAGCTATTAAAAACCTTCTGTAG
- a CDS encoding tyrosine-type recombinase/integrase: protein MTLTVIEIKSAKPKEKPYKMADEKGLYLLINPNGSKLWKFKYRFAGVEKKLSFGAFPDVSLSAAREARDEARRQLTNTIDPGVLKNSIKRSKKMADENSFEAVAREWHAKFTPQWSKNHGERILIRLEQNIFPWLGKRPINEVTAPEILSALRRIENRGAVETAHRVSQMCGQIFRYAIVIGKAERNPAADLRGALAPVKQKHHASIIDPNEIGKLLRAIDEYQGNFVTKCALQLAPLFFVRPGELRHAEWTEFDLPKAEWRIPAKKMKMKEQHIVPLSTQAIELINELYPFSGSGKYLFPSLRSIDRPMSENTVLAALRRLGYSSDEMTGHGFRSMASTLLNEHDWNRDAIERQLAHAERNNIRAAYNYAEYLPERRKMMQWWADYLYKLKDDSHSELG, encoded by the coding sequence ATGACCCTGACTGTCATAGAAATAAAGAGCGCTAAACCTAAGGAAAAGCCATACAAAATGGCAGATGAGAAAGGCTTATACCTGCTAATCAATCCTAATGGTTCAAAACTATGGAAGTTTAAGTATCGTTTTGCTGGTGTTGAGAAAAAGCTTTCTTTTGGTGCCTTTCCTGATGTGTCATTGTCTGCTGCAAGAGAAGCTAGAGACGAAGCACGACGACAATTAACTAATACTATTGATCCAGGGGTATTGAAGAATTCCATTAAACGATCTAAGAAAATGGCAGATGAAAATAGCTTTGAGGCAGTTGCTAGGGAATGGCATGCCAAATTTACCCCACAATGGAGCAAAAATCATGGCGAACGTATTTTAATCCGTTTAGAGCAAAATATCTTCCCTTGGCTTGGCAAACGCCCCATTAATGAAGTCACTGCTCCAGAAATTCTCTCTGCATTACGTCGAATTGAAAATAGAGGTGCTGTTGAAACGGCTCACCGAGTCTCTCAAATGTGTGGGCAAATATTCCGCTACGCCATTGTTATTGGTAAGGCAGAGCGCAATCCTGCTGCTGATCTACGAGGAGCCTTAGCACCAGTAAAACAAAAACATCATGCAAGTATTATAGATCCAAATGAAATAGGTAAGTTACTACGAGCAATTGATGAGTACCAAGGTAACTTTGTTACAAAATGTGCTTTGCAATTAGCTCCTTTATTTTTTGTACGGCCAGGAGAATTAAGGCATGCGGAATGGACAGAGTTTGACCTACCAAAAGCAGAGTGGCGTATTCCTGCTAAGAAAATGAAAATGAAAGAGCAACATATTGTGCCACTTTCTACTCAAGCTATAGAGCTTATCAATGAGTTATATCCTTTTTCTGGATCTGGAAAATACTTATTTCCCAGTTTGCGCTCCATAGATCGGCCAATGAGTGAAAATACTGTGCTAGCTGCACTTAGACGTTTAGGTTACAGTTCTGATGAAATGACAGGACATGGTTTTAGAAGTATGGCTTCCACATTGCTTAATGAGCATGACTGGAATCGAGACGCTATCGAGCGACAGTTGGCGCATGCTGAGCGTAATAATATACGTGCAGCCTACAATTATGCTGAGTATCTTCCTGAGCGTCGTAAGATGATGCAGTGGTGGGCAGACTATCTTTATAAGTTAAAGGATGATAGCCATAGTGAATTAGGATAA
- a CDS encoding FRG domain-containing protein has protein sequence MKKIQANEYDQIPIYEDVALESFQDGYIPVSRIEHWQDIKPLLLSWRSKPFIFRGHKESHWSLSSSFSRLCNNPEEKEANELLDLFRNALEDMDLRDSSGNYYHQYDNDHLWGLGRHYGLLTPTLDWSHDPLVALFFAFEDPDNDVRNPYAAIYFLDRKYVEKNLQNKIVIIDSISPDNSRAINQKGLFTRTTSDDSVEAELKNLDNIHLYFRKLYIKNTDRKNCIHFLEKHGIHKKSLYPNSIEGAVHYSNLKAQKFFRKIFPGGPIISIVQQVMNASAEVEKIAKSIKSDKNLQNSEVVIAAKYIFEVMHQLKKEYSSDVDFLKKLDKFYKKKFSD, from the coding sequence ATGAAAAAGATACAAGCTAACGAATATGATCAAATACCCATATATGAAGATGTAGCCTTAGAATCCTTTCAAGATGGGTATATTCCCGTGTCAAGGATTGAGCATTGGCAGGATATTAAACCTTTGTTGCTCTCCTGGAGGTCAAAACCCTTCATATTTAGAGGGCACAAAGAGAGTCACTGGTCTCTGAGCTCTTCATTCTCGCGGTTGTGTAATAATCCTGAAGAAAAAGAAGCCAATGAGCTATTAGATTTATTCCGCAATGCATTGGAAGATATGGATTTACGGGACTCTTCTGGTAATTATTACCATCAGTATGATAATGATCATTTATGGGGGTTAGGACGACATTATGGATTATTAACCCCTACCTTGGACTGGAGTCATGATCCTTTAGTAGCATTATTTTTTGCATTCGAAGATCCGGATAATGATGTGCGAAATCCTTATGCGGCGATATATTTTTTAGACAGAAAGTATGTAGAAAAGAATCTTCAAAACAAGATAGTAATCATTGATTCAATAAGCCCTGATAATTCACGGGCGATAAATCAAAAAGGATTATTCACACGAACCACATCAGATGATTCAGTTGAAGCTGAATTAAAAAATTTAGATAACATACACCTATATTTTAGAAAGCTTTATATAAAAAACACTGACCGCAAAAATTGTATTCATTTTTTAGAAAAACATGGTATCCATAAAAAATCCCTATACCCTAATAGTATTGAGGGAGCAGTTCATTATAGCAATTTAAAGGCACAAAAATTTTTTAGAAAAATTTTTCCTGGTGGACCGATAATATCCATTGTCCAACAAGTGATGAATGCTTCTGCAGAGGTAGAAAAAATTGCTAAATCTATTAAAAGTGATAAAAATTTACAGAATAGTGAAGTTGTAATAGCAGCAAAATATATTTTTGAGGTTATGCATCAACTTAAAAAAGAATATAGTTCTGACGTAGATTTTTTAAAAAAATTAGATAAATTTTATAAAAAAAAATTCAGTGACTAA
- a CDS encoding helix-turn-helix transcriptional regulator gives MVTNILRLPTVKKRTGLSRSTIYLRVSRGHFPRPVSLGGRSVGWIEAEVNEWLEQQITQSRQRDDGGQA, from the coding sequence ATGGTTACAAACATCCTAAGATTACCCACAGTAAAAAAACGAACAGGACTTTCTCGAAGTACCATATACCTACGAGTTTCACGGGGCCATTTTCCTCGCCCTGTTTCTTTAGGGGGAAGATCAGTTGGCTGGATTGAAGCTGAAGTTAATGAATGGTTGGAGCAACAGATAACTCAAAGCCGACAAAGAGACGATGGAGGGCAAGCATGA